One region of Corvus moneduloides isolate bCorMon1 chromosome 1, bCorMon1.pri, whole genome shotgun sequence genomic DNA includes:
- the LOC116446871 gene encoding TBC1 domain family member 7-like isoform X2: MADDSQRNFRSVYYEKVGFRGVEEKKSLEILLKDDRLDVEKLCTFSQRFPLPSMYRVLVWKVLLGIIPPHHESHALVMKYRKEQYWDIHHALRVIRFINDSTPQVDVFLRIHQLESGKLPRNIAFPLEPEDEVFLAIAKAMEEMVEDPIECYWLVSCFVNQLNSKHKDSLQQLPKILEQYLNIEDNRLLMHLKACAAMSKLPYDLWFKKCFAGCLPESSLQRVWDKVISGSCKILVFVAVEILLTFKMKIIALNTAEKITQFLENHGIMNLTLSLPDTE, translated from the exons ATGGCTGACGACTCTCAGAGAAACTTCCGCTCAGTATATTATGAAAAAGTGGGGTTTCGTGGAGTTGAAGAAAAGAAGTCGCTGGAAATTCTGTTAAAAGATGACCGTTTGG aTGTTGAGAAGCTTTGCACATTTAGTCAGAGGTTTCCTCTTCCATCCATGTATCGTGTACTGGTGTGGAAAGTGCTTCTAG gaATTATTCCTCCTCACCATGAGTCTCATGCTTTGGTGATGAAGTACCGGAAGGAGCAGTACTGGGATATTCACCATGCTCTTCGTGTCATTCGATTTATTAATGATTCTACCCCACAGGTTGATGTTTTTCTCCGCATACATCAACTGGAATCAGGAAAATTGCCTCGAAACATAGCTTTTCCACTG gaacCTGAAGATGAAGTGTTTCTTGCTATTGCTAAAGCAATGGAGGAAATGGTGGAGGATCCTATAGAATGCTATTGGCTTGTCAGTTGCTTTGTGAATCAGCTGAACAGCAAGCACAAAGATTCTTTACAACAACTG CCAAAAATTCTGGAGCAGTATTTGAACATTGAAGATAACAGACTACTGATGCATCTGAAAGCATGTGCTGCAATGAGCAAACTCCCGTACGATCTTTGgtttaaaaagtgttttgcaGGATGTTTACCTGAGTCCAGTTTACAGAg aGTTTGGGACAAAGTTATTAGTGGATCCTGCAAGAttcttgtttttgttgctgtggAAATATTATTAAcctttaaaatgaagataataGCACTGAATACTGCAGAAAAGATCACACAGTTTTTGGAAAAT CATGGGATCATGAACCTGACCCTGAGCCTTCCTGACACTGAATAG
- the LOC116446871 gene encoding TBC1 domain family member 7-like isoform X1 has translation MADDSQRNFRSVYYEKVGFRGVEEKKSLEILLKDDRLDVEKLCTFSQRFPLPSMYRVLVWKVLLGIIPPHHESHALVMKYRKEQYWDIHHALRVIRFINDSTPQVDVFLRIHQLESGKLPRNIAFPLEPEDEVFLAIAKAMEEMVEDPIECYWLVSCFVNQLNSKHKDSLQQLPKILEQYLNIEDNRLLMHLKACAAMSKLPYDLWFKKCFAGCLPESSLQRVWDKVISGSCKILVFVAVEILLTFKMKIIALNTAEKITQFLENIPQDNTDAIVSKAVDLWRTHCGTPAHSV, from the exons ATGGCTGACGACTCTCAGAGAAACTTCCGCTCAGTATATTATGAAAAAGTGGGGTTTCGTGGAGTTGAAGAAAAGAAGTCGCTGGAAATTCTGTTAAAAGATGACCGTTTGG aTGTTGAGAAGCTTTGCACATTTAGTCAGAGGTTTCCTCTTCCATCCATGTATCGTGTACTGGTGTGGAAAGTGCTTCTAG gaATTATTCCTCCTCACCATGAGTCTCATGCTTTGGTGATGAAGTACCGGAAGGAGCAGTACTGGGATATTCACCATGCTCTTCGTGTCATTCGATTTATTAATGATTCTACCCCACAGGTTGATGTTTTTCTCCGCATACATCAACTGGAATCAGGAAAATTGCCTCGAAACATAGCTTTTCCACTG gaacCTGAAGATGAAGTGTTTCTTGCTATTGCTAAAGCAATGGAGGAAATGGTGGAGGATCCTATAGAATGCTATTGGCTTGTCAGTTGCTTTGTGAATCAGCTGAACAGCAAGCACAAAGATTCTTTACAACAACTG CCAAAAATTCTGGAGCAGTATTTGAACATTGAAGATAACAGACTACTGATGCATCTGAAAGCATGTGCTGCAATGAGCAAACTCCCGTACGATCTTTGgtttaaaaagtgttttgcaGGATGTTTACCTGAGTCCAGTTTACAGAg aGTTTGGGACAAAGTTATTAGTGGATCCTGCAAGAttcttgtttttgttgctgtggAAATATTATTAAcctttaaaatgaagataataGCACTGAATACTGCAGAAAAGATCACACAGTTTTTGGAAAAT ATTCCTCAGGACAACACCGACGCCATTGTCAGCAAAGCCGTGGATCTGTGGCGCACGCACTGCGGGACTCCAGCACACTCAGTCTGA
- the LOC116446871 gene encoding TBC1 domain family member 7-like isoform X3 codes for MADDSQRNFRSVYYEKVGFRGVEEKKSLEILLKDDRLDVEKLCTFSQRFPLPSMYRVLVWKVLLGIIPPHHESHALVMKYRKEQYWDIHHALRVIRFINDSTPQVDVFLRIHQLESGKLPRNIAFPLEPEDEVFLAIAKAMEEMVEDPIECYWLVSCFVNQLNSKHKDSLQQLPKILEQYLNIEDNRLLMHLKACAAMSKLPYDLWFKKCFAGCLPESSLQRVWDKVISGSCKILVFVAVEILLTFKMKIIALNTAEKITQFLENCKSVDSSSVLLT; via the exons ATGGCTGACGACTCTCAGAGAAACTTCCGCTCAGTATATTATGAAAAAGTGGGGTTTCGTGGAGTTGAAGAAAAGAAGTCGCTGGAAATTCTGTTAAAAGATGACCGTTTGG aTGTTGAGAAGCTTTGCACATTTAGTCAGAGGTTTCCTCTTCCATCCATGTATCGTGTACTGGTGTGGAAAGTGCTTCTAG gaATTATTCCTCCTCACCATGAGTCTCATGCTTTGGTGATGAAGTACCGGAAGGAGCAGTACTGGGATATTCACCATGCTCTTCGTGTCATTCGATTTATTAATGATTCTACCCCACAGGTTGATGTTTTTCTCCGCATACATCAACTGGAATCAGGAAAATTGCCTCGAAACATAGCTTTTCCACTG gaacCTGAAGATGAAGTGTTTCTTGCTATTGCTAAAGCAATGGAGGAAATGGTGGAGGATCCTATAGAATGCTATTGGCTTGTCAGTTGCTTTGTGAATCAGCTGAACAGCAAGCACAAAGATTCTTTACAACAACTG CCAAAAATTCTGGAGCAGTATTTGAACATTGAAGATAACAGACTACTGATGCATCTGAAAGCATGTGCTGCAATGAGCAAACTCCCGTACGATCTTTGgtttaaaaagtgttttgcaGGATGTTTACCTGAGTCCAGTTTACAGAg aGTTTGGGACAAAGTTATTAGTGGATCCTGCAAGAttcttgtttttgttgctgtggAAATATTATTAAcctttaaaatgaagataataGCACTGAATACTGCAGAAAAGATCACACAGTTTTTGGAAAAT TGCAAATCTGTAGACTCAAGCAGTGTTCTGTTGACGTGA